In Bacteriovorax sp. Seq25_V, a single genomic region encodes these proteins:
- a CDS encoding L,D-transpeptidase, giving the protein MKILSNGLICSLMLLSTPAFAEWVKKGTNYSDVKNVRVSDVARFRGEIDSKLSLFSKWAEKNTDELFVGLNVKEVHNLFLTDFPQRDGSKFKYKLGAFIELKDSEDQAEKFFFVNLVATGDELEESGSRVKGDVEIYQTSIRALKDTSLSVEVALGARKAIVKDDALGIKMVFPLGVGALDENVLNEGVSIITPRFKNGVLDKRYAMYERKMPRYYMGKPFIRLLSQEDPKEGFTGIGFHAQPNGDDFIRAFDSHGCMRMLDADLYTMYWLVTESATGKTPIVVNFNLADKSEHPFPKRDKPYKRVLNTGSAASPDFALDIDDLVQLQYNYKAEAPISEFKDDVDDDVNVLFDYDMWWRVKEKREGKVAACKERFKFDDSQFKVDYTPYKLNINDYVNNWMTDKERAKAIKEFEKDQKKKDREYKREVKDMEKKLARAKKQNAEDYDDCIKNIRKKRSLKDRLYRWWVHGK; this is encoded by the coding sequence ATGAAGATATTATCTAACGGACTAATTTGTTCGCTAATGCTACTTTCGACACCAGCATTTGCTGAGTGGGTTAAGAAAGGAACAAACTACTCTGATGTTAAAAATGTTAGAGTTTCAGATGTTGCAAGGTTTCGTGGAGAAATCGATTCTAAATTATCTCTATTTTCAAAATGGGCAGAAAAAAATACTGATGAATTATTTGTTGGGTTAAATGTTAAAGAAGTACACAATCTTTTTCTAACAGATTTCCCACAAAGAGATGGATCTAAGTTTAAGTATAAACTTGGTGCATTCATCGAATTAAAAGATAGCGAAGATCAGGCAGAGAAATTCTTCTTTGTTAATCTTGTTGCAACAGGTGACGAGCTTGAAGAGAGTGGAAGTAGAGTTAAAGGTGATGTTGAGATTTATCAAACATCTATTCGTGCACTAAAAGATACTTCGCTTTCTGTTGAAGTTGCTCTAGGAGCAAGAAAGGCAATCGTTAAAGACGATGCCCTTGGAATCAAAATGGTATTCCCACTTGGTGTCGGTGCGCTTGATGAGAACGTTTTAAATGAGGGTGTTTCTATTATTACACCAAGATTTAAAAATGGCGTACTTGATAAGCGTTATGCAATGTATGAAAGAAAAATGCCAAGATACTATATGGGTAAACCATTCATCCGTTTATTGTCTCAAGAAGATCCTAAAGAAGGTTTCACTGGGATTGGATTTCACGCACAACCAAATGGTGATGATTTCATCCGTGCTTTTGATAGTCATGGTTGTATGAGGATGCTTGATGCTGACCTTTATACAATGTATTGGTTAGTGACTGAGTCTGCTACTGGGAAAACTCCAATTGTTGTTAATTTTAATTTAGCAGATAAGTCAGAGCACCCATTTCCAAAGAGAGATAAGCCATATAAACGAGTTTTAAACACTGGTTCAGCTGCATCTCCTGACTTTGCTCTTGATATCGATGACCTAGTTCAACTTCAGTATAACTATAAAGCGGAAGCACCAATTTCTGAATTTAAAGACGATGTTGATGATGATGTTAATGTTCTTTTTGATTACGATATGTGGTGGAGAGTAAAAGAGAAGAGAGAAGGTAAGGTCGCTGCTTGTAAAGAGAGATTCAAGTTTGATGATAGCCAATTCAAAGTTGATTATACTCCATACAAGTTAAATATTAATGATTACGTTAATAACTGGATGACTGATAAAGAAAGAGCTAAGGCGATCAAAGAGTTTGAAAAAGATCAAAAGAAGAAAGATCGTGAGTATAAGCGTGAAGTAAAAGATATGGAAAAAAAATTAGCAAGAGCTAAGAAGCAAAATGCTGAAGATTATGATGACTGTATCAAGAATATTAGAAAGAAAAGATCACTGAAAGATAGATTATATCGTTGGTGGGTACACGGAAAGTAA
- a CDS encoding outer membrane protein beta-barrel domain protein → MKIFTMISLLLLSQVTLAEEIENNNLVIIQKVDNRAQSFVIRKGMADQIYKGQRSLFSNKSTSVVAKAITVSRDFSQWELEDKNASVSFESGDIITVSYSIEKIWTEIPRMISDKEYQNILKTERKLLLKKYGKLYEGRFQILGGISQGLSESTTESENNDGARVGNNYKFKYTKAFNDFLRYEVGFRYDDDVLTLSSPDLEISSQRYMATVGLQTRFNDFWELDATPYASLSLGYGKTQSQLNESVKTGTASIVPSFTLGVDIPYSKRFSFLIEGTVESISATETFSDGVEQRTNITQALVSLGIEFN, encoded by the coding sequence ATGAAAATATTTACGATGATTTCACTTCTTTTATTATCTCAAGTTACTCTTGCTGAGGAAATTGAAAATAATAATCTTGTCATCATTCAAAAAGTCGACAACCGCGCTCAATCATTTGTTATCAGAAAAGGAATGGCCGATCAAATATACAAAGGTCAACGCTCTCTTTTTAGTAATAAGTCAACCTCAGTTGTCGCGAAGGCCATCACTGTCTCTAGAGACTTCTCACAATGGGAACTAGAAGATAAGAATGCTTCCGTCTCTTTTGAAAGTGGAGACATAATAACAGTTAGCTACTCTATCGAAAAAATATGGACAGAAATTCCTCGCATGATCAGCGACAAAGAGTACCAGAATATTCTAAAAACAGAGCGAAAACTACTTCTTAAAAAGTATGGAAAGCTCTACGAAGGAAGATTTCAAATTCTTGGTGGTATTTCTCAAGGACTAAGTGAATCAACAACCGAGTCAGAAAATAACGATGGTGCTCGCGTTGGAAATAATTATAAATTTAAATACACAAAAGCTTTTAATGATTTTCTACGCTATGAAGTTGGATTTCGCTATGACGACGATGTCCTAACTTTAAGTAGCCCTGATCTTGAAATTAGCTCGCAGAGATATATGGCAACAGTTGGCCTACAAACACGTTTTAATGACTTTTGGGAACTTGATGCAACTCCATACGCTTCCCTTTCTTTGGGTTATGGAAAAACGCAATCACAACTTAATGAATCAGTAAAAACAGGAACTGCTTCAATAGTTCCAAGCTTTACTCTTGGTGTAGATATTCCATATAGTAAACGTTTTAGTTTTCTAATTGAAGGAACAGTTGAAAGTATTTCTGCGACGGAAACATTTTCTGACGGTGTGGAACAAAGAACAAATATTACACAGGCGCTTGTTTCTCTTGGGATAGAATTTAACTAA
- a CDS encoding tail fiber domain-containing protein: MKTIVLNSLLLSTLIFSSCVKEPKGKTATAKGLLEKETNSPPVISTVSVPTSTTFQVTGKYLDDLRNAKLVQSANIYDLQVVSKTSTTATFSISSSVRLITDLISTLVISNSYGQASTPITFIINDGTITTAKIADGAVTAAKLDDMGAVDGQALIYDSASSTWAPGNISGLDFRGTYLPQAGIEPNVSPNNGDFYVVTTSVSNIDIDGVGTRAIAIDYNSGDWIVYDGINDKWTRLTNTASGNFFQRNGVDLFYTAGEVGIGTETPVNLLTLSEPTLMGNNNGKVLSLTGGTDTANANWSRSMTFGINGVEHVYSGTYGSSAGGTSTLSYYFLNASNPGSATPWASPDFVISNIGYVGINTISPGYELDVNGVVNATSFIGDGSQLTGITSTNSLTNPDTTLISADNNGDSTGEILFQTQSSTKAVITNGGSMGIGTATPTSRLDVRSVDETTASIYSYQTNEAVLNLISNSGANEGAEAQTLAGNGLGSVKFSGHNGTSFLEGAKIASTATENWTATNTGTNLSFYTTATATTGATEKVRISHDGKVGIGITAPTEALDVVGNSTFSGNISAGGSATFGTTLSVSGATTLAGVTATDIVVDTNLLYTDSTNNRVGIGTITPNASVMMQIAGSLMVDDCVVDSGSSTIAGTCSSDERFKKDIEAVDGIWSKFKELRLVEYGWRQDEFPEKHFSDHRTMGVIAQEVLRVFPDAVVTDDDGMYKVNYSKLQMYSMGAVAEQAREISKLKEENEQMKSFLCQKYTDAPFCN, encoded by the coding sequence ATGAAAACAATAGTACTTAATTCTTTATTACTTTCTACACTTATTTTCTCTTCGTGCGTAAAAGAGCCTAAAGGGAAAACCGCGACCGCTAAAGGACTTTTAGAAAAAGAAACAAATAGTCCTCCGGTCATTAGCACTGTAAGTGTGCCAACGAGTACTACCTTTCAAGTTACTGGAAAATATCTTGATGATTTAAGAAATGCGAAACTCGTACAGTCTGCAAATATATATGACTTACAAGTTGTTTCTAAAACTTCCACAACAGCGACTTTTTCAATATCTTCATCAGTAAGGCTTATCACTGATCTAATTTCGACTTTAGTTATATCTAATTCTTACGGCCAGGCGAGTACGCCAATTACTTTCATTATTAACGATGGAACTATAACGACAGCGAAGATCGCTGACGGCGCAGTTACTGCGGCTAAGCTAGATGATATGGGGGCGGTTGATGGTCAGGCCCTTATATATGATTCTGCTTCTTCAACATGGGCACCTGGAAATATTTCAGGATTGGACTTTCGTGGAACTTACCTTCCTCAAGCTGGGATCGAGCCAAATGTTTCCCCTAATAATGGTGATTTTTATGTTGTAACAACTTCAGTTTCAAATATAGATATTGATGGAGTGGGGACGAGAGCAATTGCTATTGACTATAACTCAGGAGATTGGATTGTTTATGATGGAATTAATGATAAATGGACTCGTCTAACTAATACGGCCAGTGGTAATTTCTTTCAAAGAAATGGAGTTGATCTCTTTTATACCGCAGGAGAAGTTGGAATAGGAACTGAAACACCTGTTAATTTGTTAACTCTTAGTGAGCCAACTCTTATGGGTAATAATAACGGAAAAGTTCTTAGCCTAACAGGTGGAACTGATACGGCGAATGCGAATTGGTCTCGTTCGATGACTTTTGGAATTAACGGCGTTGAACATGTTTATAGTGGTACTTATGGAAGTTCTGCTGGTGGAACTTCAACACTTTCATATTATTTCTTAAATGCTTCTAATCCAGGAAGTGCAACACCGTGGGCATCTCCTGATTTTGTTATCAGTAATATAGGTTATGTTGGTATTAATACTATTTCTCCTGGTTACGAACTTGATGTTAATGGTGTTGTAAATGCAACATCGTTCATTGGTGATGGTTCTCAATTAACAGGAATTACTTCTACAAATTCTCTAACAAATCCTGATACGACATTGATTTCTGCTGATAATAATGGTGATTCAACTGGAGAAATTTTATTTCAAACACAATCTTCAACAAAGGCTGTAATTACAAATGGTGGTAGTATGGGGATTGGAACAGCTACTCCAACTTCTCGTCTTGACGTTAGAAGTGTTGATGAAACTACGGCATCTATTTATTCTTATCAGACTAATGAAGCTGTTTTAAATCTTATTTCTAATTCTGGAGCTAATGAGGGAGCTGAAGCGCAAACGCTAGCTGGAAATGGATTAGGCTCAGTCAAATTCTCAGGTCATAATGGAACGAGTTTTCTTGAGGGGGCAAAGATCGCCTCGACGGCCACTGAAAATTGGACAGCAACCAATACAGGAACGAATCTATCATTTTATACAACAGCAACGGCAACAACAGGGGCCACTGAAAAAGTTAGAATTTCACACGATGGTAAAGTGGGTATTGGAATAACAGCCCCAACTGAAGCGCTCGATGTTGTTGGTAACTCGACATTCTCTGGTAATATTTCTGCCGGAGGTAGTGCAACTTTTGGTACAACTCTTTCTGTCTCTGGAGCAACTACTCTTGCAGGAGTAACTGCAACCGATATCGTGGTTGATACTAATCTTCTCTATACAGACTCAACTAATAATCGTGTTGGGATTGGAACGATTACACCTAATGCTTCGGTGATGATGCAAATTGCTGGTAGTTTAATGGTTGATGATTGTGTAGTTGATAGTGGAAGTTCGACAATTGCTGGTACTTGTTCTTCTGATGAGCGTTTTAAAAAAGATATTGAAGCTGTAGATGGGATCTGGTCTAAATTTAAGGAGCTTCGACTTGTTGAATACGGTTGGAGACAAGATGAGTTTCCGGAGAAACATTTCTCTGACCATCGTACAATGGGGGTTATAGCCCAGGAAGTACTAAGAGTTTTTCCTGATGCTGTTGTTACAGACGATGATGGCATGTATAAAGTTAATTACTCAAAACTTCAGATGTACTCGATGGGGGCTGTTGCA